The Thermanaerothrix sp. nucleotide sequence GGTTGCCCAGTTCTTCGCCTCCAACGAGGACGAGTGCTTCGCCCAGGTGAGGAAGCTCCTTTCGTACCTGCCGAGCAACAACATGGAGGATCCCCCCTGCGCTCAAACCGGGGACGACCCCATGAGGCTTGACATGAGCCTTAGGGAGGCGGTGCCCACCAACCCCAACAAGGGTTACGACGTGAGGGACGTGATCCGCAAGGTGGTGGACGGAGGGGACTTCTTCGAGGTTCAGCCCCTTTGGGCCAGGAACATAGTGACCGGCTTCGCCCGGGTGGGTGGACGGGTGATAGGCATCATCGCCAACCAGGCCAACTACATGGCGGGCTGCCTTGACATCGACGCCTCCGACAAGGCCAGCCGGCACATAAGGATATGCGATGCCTACAACATCCCCATAGTCACCTTTGAGGACGTGCCGGGGTACCTTCCAGGGCTCAACCAGGAGATGGGCGGCATAATCCGGCATGGGGCCAAACTGCTCTACGCCTACAGCGAGGCCACGTCTCCAAAGATAACCGTGGTGTTAAGAAAGGCCTACGGTGGGTCATACCTTGGCATGTGCAGCAAGGACCTGGGCGCCGACGTGGTGCTTGCCTGGCCCCAGGCGGAGATCGCCGTCATGGGGGCCGAGGGGGCGGCCAACATCATCTTCCGCAAGGAGATCGACGCCGCGGAGGACAAGGCGGCCATGAGGGCCCAGAAGATAGAGGAGTACCGGGAGGCCTTCGCCAACCCCTACCAGGCGGCCTCCAGGGGTTTTGTGGATCGGGTGATCCTGCCCGAGGAGACCCGGGGCGCCATATACCAGGCGCTGGTGATGTGCGACGGCAAGAGGGAGCTAAGGCCCAAGCGCAAGCACGGCATAATGCCCCACTAAGGAGGGGATAGGGGATGAGCATTCACGACCACTTCGTGGGCCCCATGGGAGGGGTCCTCATGTCCCTCATCGCCTTCAGCATAGTCTTCCTGGTCATCGTGGGGCTCATGCTGGTGATGATGGCCACCAAGATGGTGGCCCAGGCGGTTGACTCCCGGGGCAAGGTATCCGGCGGTTCGGGTCCTTCCCCCGCGGCTTCCGCCCCTGCGTCCGCCCCGGCTCCCGCCGCGCCCGCAAGGCCCTTGGATGCTTCCCATTGCGAGGACCTGGAGCTGGTGGCGGCCATAACCGCCTCCCTGTGCGCCTTCATGGGCCGTCCGGTGGCGGTTAAATCCGTAAGGCCCATGCCCGCCGCTCCGGCGAGCCACTGGAGGACCATGGCCAAGCTGGACAACCTGGAGGGCTTTGAGCTTTAACCGCTTTTTGTAAGGTCTAAGGCCTGTTGGCACAGGCGGATGTTTGCTAAGGATTCGCAAGATAACCATCCCTATTAGGAGGTATGCCCCATGGGTCGCATGTATCGAGTGGTAGTTAACGGCAAGGCTTACGAGGTAGAGGTGGAGGAGGTAGGAGCTTCCAGTTCCGTCCCCGCGGCGGCCCCCGCCCCTGTGCCTTCTCCCGCTCCAGCTCCAGCCCCTGCGCCGGCTCCTGCTCCGGCTCCTGTCCCTGCGGCTCCGGCGGGAAGCGGCGCTGTGACCGCCCCGATGCCGGGCAAGATACTGAAGGTCATGGTCCAGCAGGGCGCTTCGGTGTCCGCCGGACAGGCCATAATAATCCTGGAGGCCATGAAGATGGAGAACGAGATCTTCGCCCCCGTGGCAGGCACCGTGTCTGAGGTGCGCTGCAAGGAGGGTGACTCGGTGAACACCGGGGACGTCCTGGTGGTCATAGCTTAGGCTCCCCAGGGAGGGAGAGGGATGGAACTCTACTTAGCGGCCCTTAGGGGCCTCATAGAACAGTCGGGGCTTGTGGGACTCTCCGGAGGAAACCTGGTGATGATAGTGGTGGCCCTGGTGCTTTTGTACCTGGCCATCGCAAAGGGGTTCGAGCCCCTTCTGCTCACCCCCATAGCCTTCGGGTGTCTTCTGGTGAACCTACCCCTGTCGGGGATAGTGGATCCCGGCGGGTTCCTGTACTACGTGTCCTTCGGGACCAAGCATGAGCTCTACCCCATAATAATATTCATGGGCATAGGGGCCCTCACGGACTTCGGACCTCTTTTGGCCAACCCCATAACGTTCCTCCTGGGCGCCGCCGCCCAGCTTGGGGTGTTCGTGGCGGTGGTGGGGGCCATGTTCCTGGGCTTCAACATAAGGGAGGCCGCCGCCATAGGGATAATAGGAGGGGCCGACGGGCCCACCTCCATCTACCTATGCATGAAGCTGGCCCCAAGGATAGTGGGCGCCGTGGCGGTGGCGGCGTACAGCTACATGTCCCTGGTGCCCTTGATCCAGCCGCCGGTGATAAAGCTCTTAACCACCAAGGCGGACCGGGGCATCAGGATGGAGCAGCTGCGGCCCGTGACCAAGACCGAGCGGGTGCTCTTCCCGATCATAAGCACCATCGCCTGTGGCCTGATACTTCCCCCGGCGGTTCCCCTCATAGGGATGCTCATGTTCGGGAACCTCTTGCGGGAGTGCGGCTGCACCGAGCGGCTCAACCAGGCGGCCCAGAACGAGATACTCAACGCCACCACCATATTCCTGGGGATAACCGTGGGGGCCACCATGGAGGCGGAGTCGTTCCTCACCGCCGCCACCATAAAGATCATAGCCCTGGGGCTTGTGGCCTTCATATTCAGCACCGCCGGGGGCTGCATCTTCGGTCAGGTGATGAAGACCCTTTCGGGAGGCAAGATCAACCCAGTCATAGGCGCCGCCGGCGTCTCTGCGGTCCCCATGGCCGCTAGGGTCTGCCAGAGGGTGGTTCAGCAGGAGTACCCCGGTTCCTACGTGCTCATGCACGCCATGGGTCCCAACGTGGCGGGGGTCATAGGAACCGCCGTGGCCGCCGGGGCCATGCTGACGCTGCTTACCGCGTAAGCCCCTTGGGCTTTAAAAGCGCAACGAATCCCGCCGGGAGGGCCCTCGTGCCCTCCCGGTTTTTTGTCCTTCATTTGGGATGATGTTTATGTCCCTTTTATCCCAATGGGATGTAAGATATGGGGTGGTTGGTAAGCCATGCTTCATCGGGACGGGGGGTGTGACCGTGGTAAGGTCGATAAGGTCCAGGGACCTTTCGGATCTGGTGAGGTCCCTGGCGCTTAAGGCCAACTTTGAGCTTCCGCCGGACGTGAAAGACAGTCTTAAGAGGGCTTTGAGGGATGAGCGGTGCGAGCTTGCGGGGGAGGCCCTCTCCGACATAGTGGCCAACTTCGAGATAGCTCAGGCGGACCGGCTTCCCATATGCCAGGACTGCGGCCTTGCGGTGGTGTTCGTGGAATGGGGACAGGAGGCGGTTTTGGAGGGATCCTCCCTTCAGGAGGCGGTGGACCAGGGGATTAGGGAGGCGTACCTGGAGGGTTACCTTAGAAAATCCGTGGTGTACGACCCCATATACGAAAGGCGGAACAGCATGGACAACACGCCGGCGGTGGTGCATCTTAACATGGTGCCCGGCGACCGGGTTGAGGTTACGGTGGCGCCGAAGGGCATGGGCAGCGAGAACATGAGCCGGATCGCCATGTTGAAGCCCGCGGACGGCGAAGGGGGCGTCATCGACTTCATCGTTGACACCGTGCGTCAGGCAGGTCCCAACCCCTGTCCTCCGGTGGTGGTGGGCGTTGCGGTGGGGGGCACCTTTGAGCAGGCCGCCATTTGGGCCAAGAAG carries:
- a CDS encoding fumarate hydratase, which encodes MVRSIRSRDLSDLVRSLALKANFELPPDVKDSLKRALRDERCELAGEALSDIVANFEIAQADRLPICQDCGLAVVFVEWGQEAVLEGSSLQEAVDQGIREAYLEGYLRKSVVYDPIYERRNSMDNTPAVVHLNMVPGDRVEVTVAPKGMGSENMSRIAMLKPADGEGGVIDFIVDTVRQAGPNPCPPVVVGVAVGGTFEQAAIWAKK
- a CDS encoding biotin/lipoyl-binding protein, which encodes MGRMYRVVVNGKAYEVEVEEVGASSSVPAAAPAPVPSPAPAPAPAPAPAPAPVPAAPAGSGAVTAPMPGKILKVMVQQGASVSAGQAIIILEAMKMENEIFAPVAGTVSEVRCKEGDSVNTGDVLVVIA
- a CDS encoding methylmalonyl-CoA carboxyltransferase, whose protein sequence is MADRTIDELCEQLLAKRKAAHDGGGKKAVEKQHEKGKLTARERIERLLDPGSFVEIDEFVEHRCTNFGLEKTKFLGDGVVTGYGTVEGRMVYVYSQDFTVLGGSLGEMHAKKICKVLDLALQNGCPVIGINDSGGARIQEAVDALSGYGSIFFRNVKASGVVPQISVIAGPCAGGAVYSPALTDFIFMVDKIGIMHITGPAVIKAVTGEDVTSEQIGGAMAHNTTSGVAQFFASNEDECFAQVRKLLSYLPSNNMEDPPCAQTGDDPMRLDMSLREAVPTNPNKGYDVRDVIRKVVDGGDFFEVQPLWARNIVTGFARVGGRVIGIIANQANYMAGCLDIDASDKASRHIRICDAYNIPIVTFEDVPGYLPGLNQEMGGIIRHGAKLLYAYSEATSPKITVVLRKAYGGSYLGMCSKDLGADVVLAWPQAEIAVMGAEGAANIIFRKEIDAAEDKAAMRAQKIEEYREAFANPYQAASRGFVDRVILPEETRGAIYQALVMCDGKRELRPKRKHGIMPH
- a CDS encoding sodium ion-translocating decarboxylase subunit beta, with the translated sequence MELYLAALRGLIEQSGLVGLSGGNLVMIVVALVLLYLAIAKGFEPLLLTPIAFGCLLVNLPLSGIVDPGGFLYYVSFGTKHELYPIIIFMGIGALTDFGPLLANPITFLLGAAAQLGVFVAVVGAMFLGFNIREAAAIGIIGGADGPTSIYLCMKLAPRIVGAVAVAAYSYMSLVPLIQPPVIKLLTTKADRGIRMEQLRPVTKTERVLFPIISTIACGLILPPAVPLIGMLMFGNLLRECGCTERLNQAAQNEILNATTIFLGITVGATMEAESFLTAATIKIIALGLVAFIFSTAGGCIFGQVMKTLSGGKINPVIGAAGVSAVPMAARVCQRVVQQEYPGSYVLMHAMGPNVAGVIGTAVAAGAMLTLLTA
- a CDS encoding OadG family transporter subunit — its product is MSIHDHFVGPMGGVLMSLIAFSIVFLVIVGLMLVMMATKMVAQAVDSRGKVSGGSGPSPAASAPASAPAPAAPARPLDASHCEDLELVAAITASLCAFMGRPVAVKSVRPMPAAPASHWRTMAKLDNLEGFEL